The proteins below come from a single Halobacillus salinarum genomic window:
- a CDS encoding Ger(x)C family spore germination protein, with translation MKFLLIFSTFLLLCGCLPKNYIEQLGIITSAGYDKLEDNKISGTLVIYQFNPSSPNISQVISSEGETLKGVRLNADRKTSHKLVSGQIRLDMYGRKIAEEGLMRYMDTLSRDAKISDMGYIVIADDRASSLLNSINTEDSPNMGTYVQRLVEKSIKRELIPDCSLHEFNHILSDKGIDPVLPLMSKENNKVVIKGLGLLKDDQLVGEIPDQDVFYLMLMQNDLKKGQFQIQLSNKTFSKYLRSISKEKYKNDPLFLSFSEINSNIHISTKEGEAAHPTVKIQLKARLLESSKDLDFKQKKMVKDIEKEVENKITEKLNQLTTSFKEAQVDPLGFGRAYNSENRNDQLSKKELRQIIPDINPEFKVSFKLLRHGITE, from the coding sequence ATGAAATTCCTCCTGATCTTTTCTACATTCCTGCTGCTTTGCGGTTGTCTTCCGAAAAATTATATTGAACAGCTGGGGATTATCACATCTGCAGGATATGACAAGCTTGAGGACAATAAAATCAGCGGAACCCTTGTTATTTATCAGTTCAATCCTTCTTCCCCTAATATATCACAAGTAATTTCAAGTGAAGGGGAGACGCTTAAAGGAGTCCGCTTAAATGCGGACAGAAAAACGAGCCATAAGCTTGTTTCCGGGCAGATTCGTTTAGATATGTATGGGAGAAAAATAGCAGAGGAAGGATTAATGAGGTATATGGATACCCTCTCAAGAGATGCAAAGATTTCCGATATGGGGTATATCGTCATAGCGGATGATAGGGCATCCAGTTTATTAAATTCTATCAATACAGAGGACTCCCCAAATATGGGCACCTATGTCCAGCGGCTTGTTGAGAAAAGCATTAAAAGAGAACTCATCCCGGATTGCTCACTCCATGAATTCAACCATATTCTCAGCGACAAAGGAATTGATCCTGTTCTGCCGTTAATGAGTAAAGAAAATAATAAAGTGGTCATTAAAGGGCTCGGCCTGTTAAAGGATGATCAGCTCGTTGGAGAGATTCCTGACCAAGACGTTTTTTACCTGATGCTGATGCAGAATGATTTAAAGAAAGGACAATTTCAGATTCAGCTTTCTAATAAGACATTTAGTAAGTATTTGAGATCCATTAGTAAAGAAAAATATAAAAATGATCCCCTGTTTTTGTCATTTAGTGAAATTAACAGTAATATTCACATTTCCACCAAAGAAGGAGAAGCGGCGCATCCTACAGTAAAAATACAATTAAAAGCACGACTGCTTGAAAGTTCAAAAGACCTTGACTTTAAACAAAAGAAAATGGTAAAAGATATTGAAAAGGAAGTAGAGAATAAAATCACAGAAAAACTAAATCAACTTACGACCAGTTTTAAAGAAGCACAGGTAGATCCGCTTGGCTTTGGAAGAGCCTACAATAGCGAAAATCGTAACGACCAGCTGAGTAAAAAAGAGCTGCGGCAAATCATTCCAGACATTAATCCAGAGTTTAAAGTCAGCTTTAAATTACTGCGGCACGGGATTACTGAATAA
- a CDS encoding undecaprenyldiphospho-muramoylpentapeptide beta-N-acetylglucosaminyltransferase has protein sequence MKNKRILFTGGGTAGHVIVNLALIPEFQKQGYEVDYIGSYEGIERQLIESISGVTYHSISTGKLRRYMSKENFKDPFKVMKGLLQSIGIIRKRKPRVVFSKGGFVSVPVVAAAKLNRVPAIIHESDYTPGLANKLSFPFAHKILATFPETMQHLPEEKGEYIGAVVREELFTGNARKGLQLCGFTSQKPVLMVMGGSTGSKKINEAVRSNLEPLLNDLQVIHVCGKNNVDPAFNHRGYAQFEYVKDELKDLFAASDFVVSRAGSNSIFEFLALRKPMLLIPLSRKASRGDQILNADSFVKQGYAHKLEEEDLSNERLLSEIRHLIDDKEAMIQQMENYQSEKTKERVVSLIQNAQK, from the coding sequence ATGAAGAATAAGCGGATACTCTTTACCGGCGGAGGAACAGCTGGTCACGTCATCGTAAATCTGGCTCTTATTCCTGAATTTCAGAAACAGGGATATGAAGTAGATTATATTGGCTCGTATGAAGGAATTGAACGGCAGCTGATAGAATCCATTTCAGGAGTGACCTACCATTCCATTTCCACTGGGAAACTGCGAAGATACATGTCTAAAGAAAACTTTAAAGATCCTTTTAAAGTCATGAAAGGGCTACTCCAGTCGATTGGTATTATTCGAAAGAGAAAGCCTCGCGTAGTTTTTTCAAAAGGGGGATTTGTTTCTGTCCCGGTGGTTGCAGCAGCGAAGCTTAATCGTGTACCAGCAATTATTCATGAATCTGATTATACGCCAGGACTAGCTAACAAGCTGTCTTTCCCTTTTGCACACAAAATATTGGCTACATTTCCAGAGACGATGCAGCATCTGCCTGAAGAAAAAGGCGAGTACATCGGTGCGGTTGTCCGGGAAGAGCTCTTCACAGGAAATGCTCGAAAAGGACTGCAGCTATGCGGGTTTACGAGTCAAAAGCCTGTCCTTATGGTTATGGGAGGCAGCACGGGTTCAAAGAAGATTAATGAGGCGGTTCGCAGTAATTTAGAACCCTTATTAAACGATCTTCAAGTCATCCACGTTTGTGGAAAGAATAATGTTGATCCTGCTTTTAATCATCGTGGGTATGCTCAGTTCGAATACGTGAAAGATGAATTGAAGGACCTTTTTGCGGCGAGTGATTTCGTAGTTTCAAGAGCGGGCTCCAATTCTATTTTTGAATTCCTTGCGTTACGAAAACCGATGCTTCTCATCCCACTCTCAAGAAAAGCGAGTCGCGGGGACCAGATCTTAAATGCGGATTCTTTCGTTAAGCAGGGATATGCTCATAAATTAGAAGAAGAGGATCTATCGAATGAACGTCTGCTTTCGGAAATCAGACATTTAATTGATGATAAAGAGGCCATGATTCAACAAATGGAAAATTATCAAAGTGAAAAAACGAAGGAAAGAGTGGTTTCCCTCATTCAAAATGCTCAAAAATAA
- a CDS encoding MATE family efflux transporter, translating to MYETHTIQAKIKLLLTILTPILITQIGMYSMNFFDTIMSGKAGPNQLAGVAIGSSIWVPVFTGLNGILMAISPIVAQLKGAKKEEDIAPSVIQGVYLAIILAVTVGITGYFLLDPALHLLDIDPEVSHVAKYYLITLGTGIIPLFVFNILRSFVDALGITRISMFIILLSLPVNILFNYVLIFGKFGLPALGGIGAGLASALTYWTSLIIILIVIAKVKPLTSYHLMSTRIAPSLKEWWEQLTIGIPIGFAIFFETSIFAAVTFFMTAYDTNTIAAHQAAINFASFLYMIPLSIAFSLTIAVGFEAGAKRERDAKTYSYLGIILAVGFSIIAGVILYVLDDQVARLYSSNQKVIELTKHFIYYAIFFQLSDAFGAPIQGVLRGYKDVNITLVMAFISYWVIGLPSGYLLATHSSLGPFGYWMSLIIGLTAGAVCLLCRMLILQKKRARRLKYKKEAGPSLEP from the coding sequence ATGTATGAGACTCACACGATTCAAGCAAAAATAAAGTTACTGCTAACCATTTTAACGCCTATCCTCATTACACAAATAGGTATGTATTCAATGAATTTTTTCGATACGATCATGTCAGGGAAAGCAGGGCCGAACCAGCTTGCCGGTGTCGCCATCGGTTCAAGTATCTGGGTGCCGGTATTTACAGGATTGAATGGGATTCTTATGGCGATTTCTCCAATTGTCGCCCAATTAAAAGGAGCAAAGAAGGAAGAAGATATTGCGCCATCCGTCATTCAAGGGGTGTACCTTGCGATAATACTTGCTGTAACCGTCGGCATCACTGGATATTTCCTGCTAGATCCAGCGCTCCATTTATTAGATATAGATCCTGAAGTGAGCCATGTCGCTAAATATTATTTAATCACACTTGGAACAGGAATCATACCATTATTTGTGTTCAATATCTTAAGGTCATTTGTCGATGCTCTCGGTATAACAAGGATTTCTATGTTCATCATTTTACTAAGTCTTCCGGTCAATATTCTATTCAATTACGTATTGATCTTTGGAAAATTCGGCCTTCCAGCTCTAGGAGGAATAGGTGCCGGCCTTGCTTCTGCTCTCACATACTGGACTTCGTTAATCATTATTTTGATCGTAATCGCCAAGGTTAAACCGTTAACCAGTTATCACCTGATGTCAACAAGGATTGCCCCCTCCCTTAAAGAATGGTGGGAACAATTAACAATCGGAATCCCCATTGGTTTTGCCATTTTCTTTGAAACAAGTATTTTTGCCGCGGTTACATTTTTTATGACTGCCTACGACACGAATACAATCGCAGCCCATCAGGCGGCTATTAACTTTGCTTCTTTTTTATATATGATTCCGCTTAGCATAGCATTTTCGCTTACTATTGCAGTGGGATTTGAAGCTGGTGCTAAGCGTGAACGGGATGCGAAAACTTATTCTTACCTGGGGATTATTCTGGCCGTAGGCTTTTCTATCATTGCTGGGGTAATTTTATATGTCCTGGATGATCAGGTAGCCCGCCTTTACAGCTCTAATCAAAAAGTCATTGAACTGACAAAGCACTTTATTTACTATGCGATTTTCTTTCAGTTATCAGATGCCTTCGGAGCCCCTATACAAGGAGTTCTCCGCGGCTACAAGGACGTCAACATTACACTCGTCATGGCCTTTATTTCGTATTGGGTGATCGGTCTCCCAAGCGGATATCTGCTGGCCACCCATTCTTCGCTCGGCCCTTTTGGATATTGGATGAGCTTAATTATCGGACTAACAGCCGGTGCAGTCTGTCTACTTTGCAGAATGCTTATCCTGCAAAAAAAACGGGCGCGCAGGCTGAAATATAAAAAAGAAGCCGGCCCTTCATTAGAGCCCTAA
- a CDS encoding NupC/NupG family nucleoside CNT transporter, translating to MDILLGIVAIAVILGIAFLMSNDRKNINYTGVIVMLVAQLITTLVMFKTEVGRTIIDGVSWVFNKLIKYGSAGVDFVLGGIAVNDGATVFFFNVLLLIIFFATILSVLTYLKILPFIIKYIGQFISYITGLPKVESFNAVNSIFFGQSEAILAIKSQFSHLSENRLYIVSASAMGSVSASIVGAYINILPAEFVLVALPLNMFSALIVASLISPVKVSKEEDHVDIHEVSNANSFFEAMGNGALDGGKIALIVAAMLIAFIASLDLVNAVFSSLFNGFTLQEALGYVLAPIGLLMGIPAGEVIDAGAIMGTKIVTNEFVAMLQFKDMVPSVSEKTVGIVTVFLTSFANFSSIGIIAGTVQGIDPDKGRKVSGFGMKLLIGATLGSMLSATMAGLFL from the coding sequence GTGGATATCCTACTAGGTATCGTGGCAATTGCCGTGATTCTCGGAATTGCATTTCTAATGTCTAATGATCGAAAGAACATTAACTATACTGGCGTCATCGTTATGTTAGTGGCACAGCTGATTACTACGCTGGTGATGTTTAAAACAGAGGTTGGACGAACAATTATTGATGGAGTGTCATGGGTATTTAACAAGCTGATTAAATATGGTTCAGCTGGAGTAGATTTCGTTCTTGGAGGAATTGCGGTTAATGACGGCGCTACTGTTTTCTTCTTTAACGTACTTTTATTAATTATTTTCTTTGCAACCATCCTTTCTGTACTTACGTATTTAAAAATACTTCCCTTCATTATTAAATATATCGGCCAGTTTATTTCCTATATTACCGGCCTTCCAAAAGTGGAATCTTTTAATGCTGTGAACAGTATCTTCTTCGGCCAGTCTGAAGCGATCCTTGCAATTAAGTCCCAATTCTCTCATTTAAGTGAAAATCGGCTTTATATCGTAAGTGCATCAGCTATGGGCTCTGTATCTGCTTCAATCGTAGGAGCTTATATTAATATACTTCCTGCAGAGTTTGTACTGGTGGCTCTTCCGCTTAATATGTTTAGTGCGCTGATTGTTGCTTCATTAATCTCGCCTGTTAAAGTTTCGAAAGAGGAGGACCATGTAGATATTCACGAAGTGTCCAATGCGAACAGCTTTTTTGAAGCCATGGGGAACGGAGCATTAGATGGCGGGAAAATTGCTTTAATAGTTGCGGCTATGCTGATTGCCTTTATTGCTTCTCTTGACTTAGTGAACGCTGTATTCTCATCTCTATTTAATGGGTTTACTTTACAGGAAGCATTAGGATATGTGCTTGCACCAATTGGACTTCTTATGGGAATACCAGCTGGTGAAGTCATTGATGCAGGGGCCATTATGGGAACTAAAATTGTGACGAATGAATTTGTGGCTATGCTTCAATTTAAAGACATGGTTCCTTCAGTATCAGAAAAAACAGTTGGAATTGTTACGGTCTTTCTTACAAGCTTCGCTAACTTTTCCTCTATCGGGATTATTGCCGGTACAGTACAGGGGATTGATCCTGACAAAGGAAGAAAAGTTTCCGGTTTTGGAATGAAGCTGCTGATCGGTGCCACTCTAGGCTCTATGTTATCTGCTACGATGGCAGGACTTTTCCTATAA
- the helD gene encoding RNA polymerase recycling motor HelD — protein MTDQHPDFKLELDRLIFTKTYMDHLITSQEFGQEALKQRQEDVLEKLDFKDSSLRYQEMLTHASFMKMSRDQLEHLKQLRNKPYFARIDFHRKEKPDQEIFYIGKVSLFDRETQNPIILDWRSPLANVYYEGRLGDVSYEAHEGEVYEGSVSLKRQYQIEQGELQSFRDIDMTTKDELLQDSLSQTSENRLTEIVSTIQEEQNRVIRADLRKPIIVQGAAGSGKTTIALHRISYFLYTMREIFKPEEMLILAPNRLFIHYISEVLPELGVHKAKQFTFIDFVKHVTGLTWIVVTPQETLTDAIEQGNEELWMAEYKGSKAFKEVIDRYVQIVKKQYEVDQDFYLAGFRIKSGKAIKRLFVEEYDYFPYEVRVQKIKAVLQSEVRRKKKQILSSLAAKYDEELDHALFGMKDPEKRKVRVSYLITRKEERLKEVKKEARTAVAKYMKQYPKFKLVQLYRDLFTEENFRQAALHDANRLKPLKKKTEEYLRRKQLQAEDLAPLLYMKSYLSGLHKDDQMKKIVIDEAQDYSYFEIFSLRRAFRTDLFTIVGDLAQGIYRYRGLKDWDTLMKDVFPKATYLTLQKTYRTTIEIMDAANQLLALMPEQLPKAEPVVRHGEKPIFAPLTQTWTKYVGEVVQELKGQNMASFAVITKTWKEAELAASTLAEAGLPFQLMDEEQGMGDCMVLPAYLAKGLEFDVVFLYCKEHAYQLNEMDIKMLYVAMTRPLHRLFLIGENRETFLLSKIASALYKEASLDV, from the coding sequence ATGACCGATCAACATCCTGATTTTAAGCTAGAGCTCGACCGTCTTATATTTACTAAAACGTATATGGACCATCTTATTACTTCGCAGGAATTCGGACAAGAAGCGTTAAAGCAGCGGCAGGAAGACGTTTTGGAAAAGCTCGATTTTAAGGACAGCAGTCTTCGTTACCAGGAAATGCTCACACACGCAAGCTTCATGAAAATGTCGAGAGACCAGTTAGAACACCTCAAACAACTACGAAACAAACCTTACTTTGCCCGCATTGATTTTCATCGAAAAGAAAAACCAGATCAGGAAATCTTCTACATTGGAAAAGTCTCATTATTTGACCGTGAAACCCAGAACCCTATTATTCTGGATTGGCGTTCCCCGCTTGCCAACGTCTATTATGAAGGAAGACTTGGGGATGTGAGTTATGAAGCTCACGAAGGAGAAGTTTACGAAGGAAGCGTCTCTTTAAAACGTCAATATCAGATTGAACAAGGTGAATTGCAGAGCTTCAGGGATATTGATATGACCACCAAGGACGAGCTGTTGCAGGATTCCTTATCTCAAACTTCAGAAAACCGCCTGACCGAAATCGTCTCTACCATTCAGGAAGAACAGAACCGTGTCATTCGGGCAGACCTGAGAAAACCAATTATTGTCCAGGGCGCTGCAGGGAGCGGAAAAACTACCATTGCTCTACACCGCATTTCGTACTTTTTGTATACGATGCGGGAAATTTTTAAACCGGAAGAGATGCTGATTTTAGCCCCCAATCGTTTATTTATTCACTATATATCAGAGGTTCTCCCGGAATTAGGAGTTCACAAAGCGAAGCAGTTTACCTTTATAGACTTTGTAAAGCATGTGACGGGTTTAACCTGGATTGTGGTAACTCCGCAAGAGACGCTTACCGATGCGATTGAACAAGGAAATGAAGAGCTTTGGATGGCTGAATATAAGGGCTCCAAAGCTTTTAAGGAAGTCATTGACCGCTATGTCCAAATCGTAAAAAAACAGTACGAAGTGGATCAGGATTTTTATTTAGCCGGATTCAGAATTAAGAGCGGAAAAGCAATCAAACGGCTGTTTGTGGAAGAGTACGATTATTTTCCTTATGAAGTACGGGTCCAAAAGATAAAAGCCGTCCTGCAAAGTGAAGTGCGCCGCAAGAAAAAGCAGATTCTTTCAAGTCTTGCAGCCAAATACGACGAGGAGCTGGATCATGCCCTCTTTGGAATGAAAGATCCTGAGAAAAGAAAGGTGAGAGTAAGCTACTTAATTACTCGTAAAGAAGAGCGGTTAAAAGAGGTAAAGAAAGAAGCACGTACCGCTGTGGCAAAATATATGAAGCAGTATCCTAAATTCAAACTGGTTCAGCTTTACCGGGACTTGTTTACAGAAGAAAACTTTCGCCAAGCAGCTCTTCATGACGCCAACCGTTTAAAGCCTTTAAAGAAAAAAACAGAAGAATATCTGCGGAGAAAACAGCTGCAAGCAGAGGATTTAGCTCCGCTCTTATATATGAAATCTTACCTGAGCGGACTTCATAAAGATGATCAGATGAAAAAAATTGTTATAGATGAAGCTCAGGATTACAGCTACTTTGAAATTTTCAGCTTAAGAAGAGCTTTTCGGACAGATCTTTTTACAATAGTAGGCGACTTGGCTCAGGGGATCTATCGATATCGAGGGCTTAAAGATTGGGACACATTAATGAAAGACGTGTTTCCAAAGGCCACATACCTTACGCTGCAAAAAACGTACAGAACCACGATTGAAATAATGGATGCTGCCAATCAATTGCTGGCGTTAATGCCTGAACAGCTGCCAAAAGCGGAACCAGTTGTCAGGCATGGAGAGAAACCGATTTTTGCTCCGCTCACACAAACTTGGACGAAGTATGTGGGCGAAGTAGTACAAGAGCTGAAGGGACAAAATATGGCCAGCTTCGCTGTGATAACCAAGACATGGAAAGAAGCAGAACTAGCGGCTTCCACATTAGCAGAAGCCGGGCTTCCGTTTCAACTGATGGATGAAGAGCAGGGGATGGGAGACTGTATGGTGCTCCCTGCTTACCTGGCTAAGGGTCTGGAATTTGATGTGGTGTTTCTTTATTGCAAGGAGCACGCTTACCAGTTGAATGAAATGGACATCAAGATGTTATATGTCGCCATGACCCGCCCTCTGCATCGTTTATTCTTAATAGGTGAAAATCGGGAAACCTTTCTGCTTTCCAAGATCGCCTCCGCTTTGTATAAGGAAGCGAGCTTAGACGTTTAA
- a CDS encoding Ger(x)C family spore germination protein, with protein sequence MKKALCMLISLFLLTGCWDQRQFKDIKLVLTKAFDLTEDGDLHETVSIPSVQRGGEGPGPEHIQIVSAEADNVREARERIDEMISQSFDPSKLKVILLGEELAQKGIYPILDDFYRNPRNNLNAYLGIVEGEAGKAVSIKNQTEPRISTYISGILESNITSTHFTGKNLQLICSDLLSPGKDFTLPYLKVLEESQLIKYDGLALFHDENYTGVHLTPEQSLLLMLLEGYRGQYARITKKIGKEGDNPLLDYISINVMKADQKLKIDAKDSEVKVTVRLNLKARIVEYPKNHLDSYSKVEKVNKRLSEVLTKDAKEIIDIVQEANSDVFGIGRRVMAYKPDVWDRLDWNEEFPDIEFEPKVTVEIQELGIIN encoded by the coding sequence ATGAAAAAAGCCCTGTGCATGCTGATTAGTTTGTTCCTGCTTACCGGCTGCTGGGACCAGCGCCAATTTAAAGATATAAAATTAGTGTTGACAAAAGCATTTGATTTAACTGAGGATGGGGATTTGCATGAAACGGTGTCCATTCCTTCTGTTCAACGAGGAGGAGAGGGACCTGGACCAGAACATATTCAAATCGTTTCTGCGGAAGCAGATAATGTAAGGGAAGCACGCGAGAGAATTGATGAAATGATCTCCCAGTCCTTTGACCCGTCCAAGCTGAAGGTCATTCTGCTCGGAGAAGAGCTTGCCCAGAAGGGAATATACCCGATCTTAGATGATTTTTACCGCAATCCGAGAAATAATCTGAACGCTTATCTGGGGATTGTTGAAGGTGAGGCAGGAAAAGCGGTTTCGATAAAAAATCAAACCGAACCGAGAATAAGCACTTACATTAGCGGTATCCTTGAATCTAACATTACATCGACTCACTTCACCGGAAAAAACCTGCAGCTCATTTGTTCTGATTTGTTATCACCAGGAAAGGATTTTACGCTTCCTTATTTAAAAGTATTGGAAGAATCTCAGTTGATTAAGTATGATGGTCTCGCGTTGTTTCATGACGAAAATTACACTGGTGTTCATTTAACACCAGAACAATCCCTGCTCTTAATGCTTCTTGAAGGCTACCGGGGCCAATATGCCAGAATTACAAAAAAAATCGGTAAAGAAGGCGACAACCCATTGCTGGATTATATAAGCATTAACGTAATGAAAGCTGATCAAAAGCTTAAAATCGATGCTAAAGACAGTGAAGTAAAAGTCACCGTTCGTTTAAATCTGAAAGCAAGAATAGTCGAGTATCCTAAAAACCATTTGGATTCGTACAGTAAAGTAGAAAAAGTCAATAAAAGACTGTCCGAGGTATTGACGAAAGATGCAAAAGAAATCATAGATATCGTCCAGGAAGCGAACAGTGATGTGTTTGGTATCGGACGGCGGGTGATGGCTTATAAACCTGATGTATGGGACAGGCTGGATTGGAATGAGGAATTTCCTGACATCGAATTTGAACCTAAGGTTACTGTTGAAATTCAAGAGCTTGGGATTATTAATTAA
- a CDS encoding sugar phosphate isomerase/epimerase family protein: MSKMGLQLYSIKEEVEQDFLGTISKVADLGYEGVQFAGFFETPAEELRTLLDQKSIEPAGAHISIDLLRGAQLQETLEYNREINNSLIICPFLPENMRQNAEDYKNVADLLNNIGERCNKAGFTFAYHNHAFEFEPQGASTGFEIIWNNTDPEYVKMELDCFWALYAGHDPNELIQTYGDRIISLHIKDITKKGNQQISTEIGQGNLDIAEIINTSKNNEVEWMIVEQEHYEMDQMESSKVNAENLKELLTAK, from the coding sequence ATGAGTAAAATGGGATTACAGCTTTATTCGATAAAAGAGGAAGTAGAGCAGGATTTTTTAGGGACCATTTCAAAAGTAGCTGACCTTGGTTATGAAGGTGTCCAGTTTGCAGGCTTTTTTGAAACGCCTGCAGAAGAACTGCGGACTTTGCTTGACCAGAAATCGATTGAGCCGGCAGGTGCACATATAAGCATTGACTTATTACGCGGTGCCCAGTTGCAGGAAACCCTTGAATACAACCGGGAAATTAATAATTCGTTAATCATCTGCCCTTTTCTCCCGGAAAACATGAGGCAGAATGCAGAGGATTATAAAAATGTCGCAGATCTGCTGAATAACATTGGGGAAAGGTGTAACAAAGCAGGATTTACTTTTGCCTACCATAACCACGCTTTCGAATTTGAACCTCAAGGTGCCTCGACTGGATTTGAAATTATTTGGAACAATACCGATCCGGAGTACGTCAAGATGGAACTCGATTGTTTTTGGGCCTTATACGCCGGCCATGATCCGAATGAGTTGATTCAAACGTATGGAGACCGGATCATTTCTTTACACATTAAAGATATTACAAAAAAAGGAAATCAACAGATCAGTACAGAAATTGGTCAAGGAAACTTAGATATAGCTGAAATTATTAACACAAGTAAAAATAACGAGGTAGAATGGATGATCGTGGAGCAGGAGCATTATGAAATGGATCAGATGGAGAGCTCCAAAGTAAACGCCGAGAACTTAAAAGAGCTTTTAACTGCAAAGTAA
- a CDS encoding aldo/keto reductase translates to MSLAEAATLSNGIKMPWVGLGVYKMDDGEQVVKAVKSALSLGYRHIDTASFYDNEEGVGRAIRESDVPREELFVTTKVWNDEQGYDETLRAFERSMNKLGLDYLDLYLIHWPVGSKFKETWKAMEKLYKEGKVKAIGVCNFMQHHLEELMKDGEIKPMVNQVEFHPALYQKELSEFCHQHEIQMEAWAPLARGKYFDAAILKQLAEKYNKTPAQIMLKWDLHHNVVTIPKSANKDRQAQNADLFDFDLKDDEVLRINELHNGERIGFHPDEFNNQ, encoded by the coding sequence ATGAGTTTAGCAGAAGCTGCAACGTTAAGTAATGGAATAAAGATGCCATGGGTGGGGCTTGGCGTTTATAAAATGGACGACGGCGAGCAGGTTGTTAAAGCGGTGAAATCAGCATTAAGCCTCGGTTACCGGCACATTGATACAGCTTCTTTCTATGATAATGAAGAAGGAGTTGGAAGAGCGATTAGGGAAAGCGATGTGCCCAGGGAAGAATTGTTTGTCACTACAAAAGTTTGGAATGACGAACAAGGCTATGATGAGACGCTTCGTGCTTTTGAACGCAGCATGAATAAATTAGGCCTTGATTATCTGGATCTCTACTTAATCCACTGGCCTGTTGGCAGTAAGTTTAAGGAAACTTGGAAAGCCATGGAAAAGCTATACAAAGAAGGAAAAGTAAAAGCTATCGGAGTCTGTAATTTTATGCAGCATCATTTGGAGGAATTAATGAAAGACGGGGAAATTAAACCGATGGTAAATCAGGTTGAATTCCATCCGGCTTTGTATCAAAAAGAATTGAGCGAATTTTGTCATCAACATGAGATTCAAATGGAAGCATGGGCACCTTTGGCAAGAGGTAAATATTTTGATGCAGCCATTTTAAAACAGCTGGCAGAAAAATACAATAAAACCCCGGCTCAAATCATGTTGAAATGGGATCTTCACCATAATGTTGTGACGATACCTAAATCGGCAAACAAAGACCGCCAGGCTCAAAACGCAGATTTGTTTGACTTTGATTTAAAAGATGATGAAGTTCTTCGCATCAATGAGCTTCATAATGGAGAGCGGATTGGTTTCCATCCAGATGAATTTAACAATCAATAA
- the safA gene encoding SafA/ExsA family spore coat assembly protein, translated as MASAVLFVQHPAESQAQSTATYTVKWGDSLWKISKRYQIGLSEIINANPQIANPDLIYPGQKVTVPLKKQVKSIEQQVIDLTNQERTSRGLPALKEDWQLSRVARYKARDMASNGYFSHTSPTYGSPFQMMSDFNISYRSAAENIAAGQRTAQEVVNGWMNSSGHRKNILNRNLTHIGVGYAKGGSYGTYWSQMFISK; from the coding sequence ATGGCTTCAGCCGTATTGTTTGTGCAGCACCCGGCTGAATCTCAAGCGCAGTCGACAGCAACTTACACAGTGAAATGGGGAGATTCGTTGTGGAAAATTTCTAAACGCTATCAAATTGGTTTATCTGAGATTATTAACGCAAATCCGCAGATTGCAAATCCCGATTTGATTTACCCCGGGCAGAAGGTCACAGTGCCATTAAAGAAACAAGTGAAATCCATTGAACAGCAGGTAATTGACTTAACCAACCAGGAGCGGACCAGCCGCGGACTTCCGGCGTTAAAAGAAGATTGGCAGTTATCCAGAGTGGCACGTTACAAAGCGAGAGATATGGCGAGCAATGGATACTTCTCTCATACATCCCCAACTTATGGGTCGCCATTTCAAATGATGAGTGATTTTAATATCTCTTATCGAAGTGCGGCAGAAAACATAGCGGCAGGGCAGAGAACAGCTCAAGAGGTTGTCAACGGATGGATGAACAGCTCTGGACATAGAAAAAACATTCTGAACCGGAACCTAACTCATATTGGAGTAGGTTATGCCAAAGGCGGCAGCTATGGTACTTACTGGTCACAAATGTTTATTAGTAAGTAA